In the genome of Montipora foliosa isolate CH-2021 chromosome 3, ASM3666993v2, whole genome shotgun sequence, one region contains:
- the LOC137995322 gene encoding uncharacterized protein: MANPEIVQKSVEATFEEMKKYSPEEYAKIEADPHLKEFIAEAASFAAGEEVAFDREFLQNPGEEVVSLLTGTLSMERIQLIQEALTIPTFDMTLEIIPYKNTKGNDVMLAEFKMEDEEFLPPMEIETLDGINRAKVLQYASIVIEAVMLAMQAAGIKVHVSKGTMRSAIKQAATKIKGSSVVQKALQNFVKSWKRAGSNNWAKARAVFFLLKDCQAGGLFWTIVKSMCKEMSWWDWAKTSAQVTAMIIAAFASGGAALIAKIFLALLSAARLVRKISNVIMLEEFEQNLYESKAE; encoded by the exons ATGGCGAACCCGGAGATAGTCCAAAAATCTGTGGAAGCAACCTTTGaggaaatgaaaaaatattCTCCTGAAGAATATGCCAAGATTGAGGCAGATCCACACTTGAAAGAATTCATCGCTGAGGCAGCTTCGTTCGCAGCCGGAGAGGAGGTTGCGTTTGATCGTGAGTTCTTGCAGAATCCTGGAGAAGAGGTGGTTAGCCTCCTCACTGGGACTCTTTCTATGGAACGTATTCAGTTGATTCAAGAAGCACTCACCATCCCAACGTTCGACATGACACTGGAAATAATTCCTTACAAAAATACGAAAGGCAATGACGTGATGCTCGCAGAATTTAAGATGGAAGACGAGGAGTTCCTGCCACCGATGGAGATTGAAACACTCGATGGAATTAATCGGGCGAAGGTCTTGCAGTACGCCAGCATTGTCATCGAGGCTGTCATGCTTGCAATGCAAGCTGCTGGAATCAAAGTTCATGTGAGCAAAGGAACCATGAGATCCGCCATTAAACAAGCCGCGACAAAGATAAAGGGGTCTTCGGTGGTGCAGAAGGCATTGCAGAATTTTGTCAAGTCATGGAAAAGAGCTGGAAGCAATAACTGGGCAAAGGCTAGAGCGGTCTTCTTCCTACTGAAAGACTGCCAGGCCGGTGGACTGTTCTGGACGATCGTCAAGAGTATGTGCAAAGAGATGAGTTGGTGGGACTGGGCTAAGACCTCTGCACAG GTGACCGCCATGATCATAGCAGCATTTGCTTCCGGTGGAGCAGCACTGATAGCAAAGATCTTCTTGGCACTTTTGTCAGCTGCTCGCTTGGTACGGAAAATTAGCAATGTTATAATGCTTGAAGAATTCGAGCAAAATCTGTATGAGAGCAAAGCAGAGTGA